ACTTTAATTATCGTTTATTAAGTACAAGATAACGGACCGTTTGCCCGTATCGGTTTTCCATTGCATGAGATTAGGCTGTCATCTGCAGGGTCCCTACAGATTTGCGTCGATCAATATTTAAGGTTAGCTCGCAGTGAAGTGAGGAGGATGGTTAGTTTTCAGCCTCTGATCCTTCAGAATCCAGATCCTCGGGAATATCTGCTTCCTTTTCACCCTCGTTGTCGTCTTCGACCTCTCCAATATCCTCGAACCACTCTTTAGGTGCCTTTTTGATGAACTTATCCATCATTCTCTTGCACTGGCCAgatttgatgttgatgactTCTACTCCCTTGGATCTCAAGAGATCTTCTCCTCCAATAAATGTCTCATTCTCGCCCATAACGACTCTCTTGATACCATACATTAAACAGGCACCGGTACACATATGACAAGGACTTAACGTAGTGTACATAGTAGCACCCTTGTACACTTCTCCTTTCAGACGACCAGCATTCTCCAATGCATCCATCTCGCCATGGAGAATAGGAGATCCTTTTTGCATTCTTTGATTGTGACCCTGGCCGAGTACTTTGCCATCTTTCGATACAAGTACAGCTCCAATTGGGATACCTCCTTCGTTATAACCTGACGAGTTAATAATTTTCCAACGTTGCGCATTAATTCAGCGACTGCACTTACTGATTTTCGCCTGTTTAATGGCTAATTTCATAAACTTTTTGTCCTGTTCAGTTCCAATCATTTTTGTGTTTTAATTAATCCAATTTCCTAATCAGATAAGATAGTGAAAATTTAAGCATACAGATAACCGCTTGACATGCGCGGCGGTTGCACTTCGCATCGCCGATCAACGGTCGTTGAGACTGGATAAATCCGGTTCCTCGAGATTATTACTGAGTTCCTTCAACAGTGACttgaatgaaatatttcattcaGTATCTTATTAGGGATAGTGTTGAACGAAAAACAATAAAGCAAATGTTGATATGTATACTGTAAATCGAAAATATATGGCTATTTATAGAGGAGAATGTAGAACAGAAAGAAATAAGGgcagaacaaaaaaaaaaaaaatcaagcaaGCTCAATTCTAAAAGTGGCAATTTCAAAAGCACGAAGTTCAATAGGTACTTTATCGCCATCAACTCCACTTAGAATATCGagagcttcttcatcgtcttcaagAGCATTGGTTTTGAATACTCGAGCAATCGACTGCTTACTGTTGAGATAAGCTCTAGCTCTTCCACCCAGTGATTCGTATACACGAATAATAACACTCTTTCGGCCTGATGCACCTCTTACTGGCAACAAACCACGTGAgacatcttcgtcatcttcgaATCGCTTGACCGCGCTCATAATAAGGCTCTTGTCACCGTCTAAAGTGAAACTACGTAGCACCTCATCACCCTTTGGTTCGGGAACAGTATCAATTACCATGCTATCATAACCGTCGATATCAGCTGGATTGCTGTTAGGTAAGTATACAATCTCCAAAGGATGGTTAAAGTTGTAAGCAGCTCTGACCACATCAGGATTAACACCTCCTCGGTGAGGCAACAAGGCGTACCTGAATTGATGGGATCCCATATCAGCATGAGCATCAGGAGACTTTGGTGCTCTCAAAAGCGATAGTCTCATGACATTGCCGTGAATTGCATATCCATACTTGCAGTCGTTAATCAAACTCACTCCATAAGAGTAATCACTTAGATCGGCCCATTTATGAGCAGGAACCTCAAATTTAGCAACTTCCCAAGTAGTGTTAAAGTGTGTGGGTCGCTTGTGAGCACCATAAGATGTTTCATAGGTCGCCACATCGCTGTGCACGTCAACAGGGAATTCGACCTTTAAGAATTTATAAGTTTCATGCCATTCAACTTCACAAGAAAATTCCAGATACGAGATGTCTGGGAATGCCCCTTCTGATTCTTTGGTTGGTTTCTGGTAAGCATCTAAAGAAATGGTGGTCTTGATACGGCTTTGCTCGCTAATgacattttcaatttcaacagcagctcgcAGAGGTCCCTTCTGACTGATTCTTACAGTACCAGCAGAAAGCTCTTTTCTCGAATCCAATGAGTATAATTCAGTCTCCCAAGCAGGGAAACTGAGACATTGATCCTCAAAAATGACAAACTGGTTACCAGTAGCTCCTTTAGGAATAATTTCTCTCTGGGCGTCTTGGTCCCAAACGCTAGTCAGAACTCCATTCTCAATAGTTGCACGGAGTTTGCCATTCTCTAGAACAAAGACACCCTTTCTGATCTCCTTTGCAGTTGCATGGggaattgaagaagacactGTAGTGGGTAGAGCAACTCCACTACCCTCGGCCTGAACTTGGACAAGAAGCTTGTCTCCATTTGCCTGTGAAATAAAACTAGAAGAAGCCTGGACCTCACGAGGAATCTTCTCAGTAGGAACTTCAATGACTTGGCTTCTTCCCCATGGAAGTGTGTTCAGAGCGCCCAAGGAATGTCCTGGAATATAGTGAGTAGAGATATTCAATGCATCAAGAGCTTCCTTTGCGAGTTTCTCTCCTTGCTCAGCAATATGTTGATAAATAGCCCGAGCATCCTCATAAATCATTTCAATGCCAGAACCTGGAAGGACGTCATGGAACTGGTTCAAACAGACATTTTCCCAAAGCTCGTCAATATCTTTTGTGGGGTACTTGTAGTCCTTATTCTTAAGCGATGCCAATGTAGCCAAGAACTCAACATCGTGCATGATAACCTCAGACACACGATTGCCCTTCTTGATAGCTGCTTGGGTAGTATAAGTACCTCTGTGGAACTCAAAGTAAAGCTCGCCAACCCAGGTGACAAGTTTGTTTCCATTATCAGTGCTAGCAAGGATATCATCGTAGAACTCATCTACAGTCTTACCAAGTTGGACTCTTGGAAGCAAGTCAACAGTATCAGACAAGCCACGACATCTACGAAGCTTTTCCAGCATTTCAGAGGTTGGACCACCGCCACCATCACCATGGCCAAAAAGCAACATTCCATGCTGGTCAACATCAAGGTTCTTATGCTGACGCAAAGACCTTGAAACATCTCCAAAATGCGCTTGTGCGGTGTAAGTATTATCAGGTGGCATATGAGCCACTACTTGTGATCCATCAAGGGCCACCCAGTTAAAAGTTGAATGGGGgaagctgttgatactgtTCCAACTGAGCTTCTGAGTCAAGAAACGGTCAATGCCAACCAGTCTACAAAACTGAGGAATCTGAGGTGAGTATCCAAATGTATCAGGTAACCAGTACGTCTTGGTTCTGAAACCAAAATGGTGCTGGAAAAATCGTTGACCCAGAAGGAATTGCCGAAGCATTGCTTCTCCACTGGGCATGTTTGTGTCACATTCAACCCACGAGCCACCAATGGGGATGAATCTACCGCCTTTGACGGCTTCCTTGACTCGGGCAAATACATCGGGGTAATCTTCTGACAACCATTTAAACTGTTGAACCTGCGAAGCTGTGAATGTATACTCAGGATATCTTTCAATAAGATTCAATTGAGTAGCCCAAGATCGACCAACCTTTCGGTGGGTCTCAGCAAATGGCCAAAGCCAAGCAGTGTCAATATGACAATTTCCAATACCATAAACAGGTGCTTTATTAGCTGTCTTGTAGACCTGAGAAGAATCCACCTCACTGCCAATATACTCTCTAGCAATTTCACGACCCTTTTTGATAGACTCATCAGGATTGTTACGATCAAAAACATCAATAATTCTATTAAGAACATCCCTTGCCTTGTGTTTTTGCCACGAGTCTCCAGGAAACTCTCTACTGGCATCGCCAATAATCCAGAAATCAATATTCAAGGCTCTTGCCTCCAAGTTAGGGAAAACAATATCCGCAGTATCCAGACGGAAGTATCTGTTAGGGTCCGGTGGGCTATTATTACCGCTCATTTCATTACAACTGGTTTCAATATAAAATTGATGCCACTTGCCATCCAATTGCCAATCTTTTGGAATAATCCACTCTCGTCGTTCCTGTCCACTCAATCCAACAACCGCATTGCCCTCATTAGTATAAATGAGACCTTCATTACCACAATTCCACTCAAAGAGGACTTGTTCAGCATATTTCCAGTCACTGGGGATACGAATGTTAATTCTGAACCAATGAGTACTCCAAGAAGGACCAAACGAATTACCTTTAGAAGTCTTGCGCCATTTAGCATCGGCAATTGCATCTTTGAAATGAGGACGTTGCAACTTTGGTACATCGTACACCTCCAGTTTGACATAGTCAGTGCCATCATTTCTAGCCCGATCATAGAAATGAGGAAGATTCAAGTCATGGTAGTCACCACCACGGTCGGTAAATTGGCGAATACGGCCATCGTAGAGTTTAGGTATCTTGACCGGCACTGGTTTATTGTTAAACCTAGCGTATTGGTCGGACATATTGCTCTATAATTTTGTGTTAGCTAAGTTTCTTTCCGCAAATAGAAACTCGCTTGACATTTTATATTATACCACACTTACACCTCACAAACCGTACACTCTTGTCAATTCACACTAATACAGTTATAACAGAAATCCAAACCGTTTTAAATTGATCGAAACGATTCTTGTATAACCACTATCAGTACTTTGTGGCTTTAGGTAACTCTATAGCTCAGCTGCCTCTTTGTATTTGGTCACTTCTATTGTGGGGGCTTGTAGATCTCCGCAGTAGCCGTATAGCGTGAGGTGAGAGGCAAGGTCCAAGTCGGCCTAAAACGCCTAATCGTGGTGTCGATTATGCACCTCGATGCATGGCCCCACTATGATCTTCATACGGCGCCAACCATAGGGGTAATGTAATCAGTTGAATttggtgatattattatctcGTCTTCCTGTTGTGATGGATGAACTTGTCCATTTGGCCTTTCACACTTTCAATTTGAATACTTGAACTCTAAACGGTCAATGTCTTTGTATGACGTAAGTACTGCATATCTATGCAGTATTGACTTTGACCATGTTTCGGATGGTATCTCCGATAAATTCATTTCGGTGACCGGgactgcctctggcggctggggctctgccccagaccccgtggctcctctcgctttgctcgagtcgtgctTCGGGCTCCGAATCAAGCGTCTTGGTTTGCTCGATTCTGTCAATGAAATatgatataaataaacaaaatacTTTTGCTCTATGGGAACACTAAATACAAGATACAGACTACTCTTGTGGGACTTCTGCTTGAGGAGTGTACCTGAAAGCATGACGCTGGTGGTGCTCAAAGTCCAGAAGAGCTGAATGGGCAGTTCGACGATTGTCCCATAGAATAATATCTCCATCTTCCCACTTTACTCTCACATGAGTATCAACACTCTTGCCAATGATATCATATAGAAAGTTCAATAAATACTCAGATTCTTCTGATTTGAAGCCCTCAATGTACCTTGTAAATTGATGATTAACAAATAAACTCTTTCGCTTAGTAACTGGGTGAGTTCGAGTTATTGGATGAGAGGTGGTTATGGGTTCTCTTCTTACCACTCCACCTCTTGCAGCAGACTGCTGAGCTTGTTCGTGAGCAGAATGAACAGCCCTTAAACCGTTTAACCTGGACTTAAAAGCAGGAGATAATCTATTATAAATCTCTTCAGTGTCAGCAAACAAGGTGTCACCACCGGTAGGAGGTAATTCCAGAATACCCAAGATGGTTGTACCAGGAGGCTGAAGTTCATAAGTAACGTCAGAATGCCATGCAATCGACGAAATATTCTGAGCATAGAAATCTTGGTATGAAGTATTTCCAGGTGCACGATGGACGAGATGGACTTCTGGATATCCTTCGGGTGATCCAGACGTTGGATGGATATGTTGTCTGCCAAAGTACTCTGCCCATTTCAAAGCTTGGGGAATAGGCAATTCTCGGAAGTCCTGGTTTCTGAATGCAACGACTCCTCTCTCAGCGACATATCTAGCTAGATCATTCTTTGCTTCATCACTTAATTGAGACAGTTGAATACCACGAACTTCAGAGCCAAATTTCGGAGTCAAGTCAGATACTGAGTAGCCATATTTTACAATCTTCTCCGAGGTGGACGCTCTCTGCTCAGCATGGGAGTTTGGTAGTCCGTTTGGGAACAGATTCTTGAGTTCAGGGTCTGCCTTAAGACCCTTGTCTTCGAATTCAATAACCTCGTAAGGTGgaaatttttcttttggatCCCAGCCAGGAGCATATTGAGGGAATCTCAGAGTTTTTTTaatctcttcttgtttgGCATTTGTACCAGCATAGGTGGATGCAGCAATAGATTGAATTCTCGAAGCCAGCGACGTCATTCTAAtttgatatatttacagcaagaaaagaatGACAGTCAATTCCAAGCTGGCAGATGAGCATATTTATACCGCTCAAGCCACAGTTACACCGCCATCTCAGGTGGCTACGAGTGGTCCGATAACTATTATCACGTTCACTATCTTCAATATTTGTCCATGTCACGTGCGACGAtcccccaccccctgatACTTCCTTACTGGGAGTCTGCAATTCTGACTTACAGGAAGCTAATAAAAAACACATTTGCAAGTgaaatacaaataaaattttAATTCACATCAAAAAGACACGTCCCGCccgaagcccgactcgagcgaagcgagaggagccgtggagtctggggcgaagccccagccgccggaggcatgaaAACAGACCCGTAGTGATAGATAAATAAGATAAATTCTAAATACAAATTATACAGTTTAGCGCATCCGTCTGAGGATTTCGGCGTATTCTTTTTGTGGGATGACAGTGCGCAGTTTTTCGATGTCGTCGCGACTGACAATGTGTGAGATGGTTCTGCCGCGGGATTCCGAAGACCAGCGGGTTAGCAGGTAGGCAAGGTCCATGGCCAGTTTCTCGTAGCCATATTTGTCGTCAAAAGGAGCTTCCTTGCGTTCTAATAGATCGCTCAGGAGGGCATAGATTGTCTCGCTGCTGACACCAGCGTTGAGGAAAGTGTCGATGACCCAACCACGGGGAGCATTAGGAGCTCGCTCGAGTGAGAAGGTCTCGAGCATGGGTACAAGGACGTCGGTGGGGAATACAAATTCGGCATTCATGAATTGTTGACCAAGTCTCTGGACGACTGAAGATACATGTTCATAGTTGCTTAGCTCATCATCGCTTTCAGTCGATGAATTGATAAGTTTCTGCCAGCTCTTGGTGATCTCATCATGGCCTCTGTAATCAGTGACTTGGTAAATTACCAGACAGATCTCGTGGTAGCCAAGAGGATATGCGTAGTCATTATAGAGCTGACTCACATTCAACAACTGACCATTCAACACGGCAACAGCTTCGTCTCTCTTTTCGGGAATAAATCGAATATCTTCTCTAACAGCTTGAAGAATATCATCTTGGATACTGGCAATGTCGAGATGCTCTTGGATTGAACTGCCCAGTTGTGTCATAGCAGAACGTAGGCCTGGTGGACCATCGGCATTGCAATAACCTCTGGCTCGAGACAGGAATTCTAGACGACTACCGAGAGcaatatcaaaatcacTCTTGGCAAGACTAAAGAGCACCTGAGCGGCAGCGTAGTTGTCACCTCTCTTTTGATAGTAAACCCACAGCAAGTCTGCAATGGTCAGATTGGTTTTAGCATTGGCCACGAGATAGGGGAGAATATATGGGGTATTGACAGCCAGGAGTCTACTTTCGACACCTCTATAGACGAACCAGTCATAGAAACAAAAGTGGAATACTTCATCTTGCGCCTCGAAACAGATATTGTAGGCTTCTTGGCGGGCTTTTTCATCGTCGGATAAACTATTAACTCCAGGAACAGCCGATTCGGTCGAAAGTTGAGCTTTTtcatcaacaatatcaagTACTTCAAATATCAAGTTGTACACCTTGACCCGAGCATCATAGGCAACTTGACGAGGATCTCCTTCAACTTTACCATCGTGCAAGTATCCAAGAGCAAGATTACCCTTGTCACCAACAAAAGCCACTGAAAGAGCAACCTCAATAGCACCAGAATAATACTTCAATCCCACATACTCACTAATAGCTTCCTTCAAACTGTCAAGCTGAAtactggcagcagccttttTGAACATCTTGACACTGTCGTACAGACTTTGTATACGAAGCTCGGGGTCTCCTTCAGCAAGAGACTTGGCCTTTCGAAGATCCTCCAAAgctttataaataatgacaTCGCTACTAGAACAGTAGCTTTCACAGCGATCCTGAAGGACTCGAGAGATCGAGTCCACAGATTCACCCTTACTAATGCTTCTGTTAACTAGACAGGTCACAAGTTCCTTGGCAAGCTCTGTTCCATCAGCAGTGGTGAAGAAATGCTTGAATGTAAGCTCTTCAACCTTTTCACGAAGTTCTTTGGGTAAGTACGACATGACAGCCTCCAAACCATCAGAAGCATGTGCCGTTTCGTCATGTAATAAAAGCAAAAAGGCCAAACCTTCACGACACGACTTGATAAGTTTAACCAACGAATCAAGTCCACGGTGCTCGGCTTGTAAGGAGATCTCTTCGGCTCGCGACGACAGACCGGCATCAATAAACCCATCTGGAATACCCGACAATCCTTCGATAAAAGCATGGTTTCGCTCCAAAAACTCGGCGATTTCCATGAGTGTCAACTGTACAGACTCTAGCGACTTTCGAGGACTGCCAAGAGAAAATGtgacagcaccagctcccTTGGTTGATTTAAAAACATTAGCCTCCCACAAATCTCGAATGGTACGTGACACATAAGTAGCCAAACCATCGAATCTTCCACTGAGTCGGATAGTTTCGCTGCCAGTATTATTAGCCGAACGAACCAAAGCATAAGTACTTTCATCATCGTAGCGGAGATGAGCTCTACCACCAATTTCAATATAAATCTTGGTTGCCATCTCCCTGCTGGCATAAGCTTgagcagaagaagatgacgacgagccAGTGATAGACTTCGATGCAACGCTCAAAGCGCTAGCACATGTCTCGGTTCTTCCATATGCATCGAAAAACGACTTGATATCATCTGATCCAAGCAGGTTCTCACAAATCTGGTACGGCAGTCTACGAGTAAAGACATAGATACCGGTGTTCGTAAGCACTGCTACCTGAGGAGGTGGAAGACTATACTGAGCAGCACATTCATTAAGGAACCCCTCAGGCTTTGCACTGGGACGGAATGGAGGTGTTAACAATTCGACACTTTGAACAAAGCCCTCAACTTCCAAGAAACAGGCATTCTCACTATACGTAGGAACTGAGTTCGGCTGGTTCAGAATGTGAATAACTCGACCCGAATCAAGAGACGAAACAAAGATTTTGTCTCCACCCGAGTTGGCTTCATCAGGAACCACACAGAAGAAATGTGCGGGTTCAAAGATTTTAGATTGAGGTTTAGCTGTGTTCAGAACAGGAATTGGTTTGCTAAGTGTGCCATCCGGATTCACAACTGGTTCACCCACTGGAGGTGGTCTATAACCCACGACTTGAATAGTATTTGGTGGTTTATCTCCAACACTGACTCCGTACTGGCGACCTGCTTTGATGTAAAGTCGGAAGCCTCCAGAAGTGATAGCCACTAAATGGAATTGTGCACTCTGATACGTCTTGACTACCTGTAACGAGACAATCTTCAGTGTCtttgaagcagcagcgttTCTAGTCTCAGAGCTGGCGCTGGCCATCTGGAAATTCGACAGAATCTGTGGTAGAGTATAAGTCAATGCAAGATTAGCAGTATTTCCCTTAGGAATATGATAAATACGAATAGTGGATGTTGACGAAAGTGTGTATAAAAGGTCTCGGGTATCATCGATTTGCATGCTGATGATTGTTTCAGGAGCAGCATGGCTGCCTAAACCAAGAGAACCCATGATTTTCGAGCCATCAACAGGCAAAAATGGGACCGATGGAAGTGAGAAACTAGGAGTCAATGCTGATACAAGACCAGATCTCGTGTGACAAATCTTAGAACATTTGCCTTTAAACCACGTATCCTCATTTGTATATACCACCTCCCACAAGTTGACCCCATCATTAGCGCCACTGAAAAAGATCCTGCCTGATTTTTCACTCGCTACAAGTGTGTCCACATCCAATCCACTTATCGAAACATTAATACCACTATAATGGAATTCAATGCTGCTCTTGACTTTATCATACTGTACACCGAGAATATACAGCTCGACTGGGGTACACAGAACAAGCAGATAATTAATAGAGTCTACAAACACTCCTGGCTTAGGTTTGACTAGATTGACGGAGAAAATCGTATGATCGAGCTCATCAAAAGTGCTGAAATCATTGCCATTCTTATAGTTCCACAAATACAGTCTATTATCAACCGTGATCCAAGCCCTATCAATGGCTGGAAACATGCCCATTCGCGTGTACGACTCGGTCTGATTATACTCGTCAAAAATAGTATCCGGAATATTGATCACCTCAGTCCTCGTAAATGGCACCAGAGCACCCAAATCACTCGGCGATTCGGCAAACGCATATTGAGATCCAGTATTCGATTCTAGAATCGATCTGTTAGTACTTGTTCGAAcgggacatgcctccggcggctgggactgcgccccagaccccgttgctcctctcgctgcgctcgagaAGTTGCGTCTAGTTCCCCTTCAAAGCTTGAAGTGAGAAGGAAGGAATAGATTTCCAGTTTAGATACTCACGTGCTAGTAGCTTCTCTAGATCCGG
This is a stretch of genomic DNA from Sugiyamaella lignohabitans strain CBS 10342 chromosome C, complete sequence. It encodes these proteins:
- the FCY1 gene encoding cytosine deaminase (Cytosine deaminase; zinc metalloenzyme that catalyzes the hydrolytic deamination of cytosine to uracil; of biomedical interest because it also catalyzes the deamination of 5-fluorocytosine (5FC) to form anticancer drug 5-fluorouracil (5FU); GO_component: GO:0005737 - cytoplasm [Evidence IDA] [PMID 14562095]; GO_component: GO:0005634 - nucleus [Evidence IDA] [PMID 14562095]; GO_function: GO:0003824 - catalytic activity [Evidence IEA]; GO_function: GO:0004131 - cytosine deaminase activity [Evidence IEA]; GO_function: GO:0004131 - cytosine deaminase activity [Evidence IDA] [PMID 15535715]; GO_function: GO:0004131 - cytosine deaminase activity [Evidence IDA] [PMID 9000374]; GO_function: GO:0016787 - hydrolase activity [Evidence IEA,IEA]; GO_function: GO:0046872 - metal ion binding [Evidence IEA]; GO_function: GO:0008270 - zinc ion binding [Evidence IEA]; GO_process: GO:0044206 - UMP salvage [Evidence IEA]; GO_process: GO:0046087 - cytidine metabolic process [Evidence IMP] [PMID 10501935]; GO_process: GO:0019858 - cytosine metabolic process [Evidence IMP] [PMID 9000374]; GO_process: GO:0008655 - pyrimidine-containing compound salvage [Evidence IMP] [PMID 9000374]), translating into MQKGSPILHGEMDALENAGRLKGEVYKGATMYTTLSPCHMCTGACLMYGIKRVVMGENETFIGGEDLLRSKGVEVINIKSGQCKRMMDKFIKKAPKEWFEDIGEVEDDNEGEKEADIPEDLDSEGSEAEN
- the AMS1 gene encoding Ams1p (Vacuolar alpha mannosidase; involved in free oligosaccharide (fOS) degradation; delivered to the vacuole in a novel pathway separate from the secretory pathway; GO_component: GO:0000329 - fungal-type vacuole membrane [Evidence IDA] [PMID 3281936]; GO_component: GO:0005773 - vacuole [Evidence IEA,IEA]; GO_function: GO:0004559 - alpha-mannosidase activity [Evidence IEA,IEA]; GO_function: GO:0004559 - alpha-mannosidase activity [Evidence ISS] [PMID 2675832]; GO_function: GO:0004559 - alpha-mannosidase activity [Evidence IDA] [PMID 3281936]; GO_function: GO:0030246 - carbohydrate binding [Evidence IEA]; GO_function: GO:0003824 - catalytic activity [Evidence IEA]; GO_function: GO:0016787 - hydrolase activity [Evidence IEA]; GO_function: GO:0016798 - hydrolase activity, acting on glycosyl bonds [Evidence IEA]; GO_function: GO:0004553 - hydrolase activity, hydrolyzing O-glycosyl compounds [Evidence IEA]; GO_function: GO:0015923 - mannosidase activity [Evidence IEA]; GO_function: GO:0046872 - metal ion binding [Evidence IEA]; GO_function: GO:0008270 - zinc ion binding [Evidence IEA]; GO_process: GO:0005975 - carbohydrate metabolic process [Evidence IEA]; GO_process: GO:0044262 - cellular carbohydrate metabolic process [Evidence ISS] [PMID 2675832]; GO_process: GO:0006013 - mannose metabolic process [Evidence IEA]; GO_process: GO:0008152 - metabolic process [Evidence IEA]; GO_process: GO:0009313 - oligosaccharide catabolic process [Evidence IMP] [PMID 12723970]), which codes for MSDQYARFNNKPVPVKIPKLYDGRIRQFTDRGGDYHDLNLPHFYDRARNDGTDYVKLEVYDVPKLQRPHFKDAIADAKWRKTSKGNSFGPSWSTHWFRINIRIPSDWKYAEQVLFEWNCGNEGLIYTNEGNAVVGLSGQERREWIIPKDWQLDGKWHQFYIETSCNEMSGNNSPPDPNRYFRLDTADIVFPNLEARALNIDFWIIGDASREFPGDSWQKHKARDVLNRIIDVFDRNNPDESIKKGREIAREYIGSEVDSSQVYKTANKAPVYGIGNCHIDTAWLWPFAETHRKVGRSWATQLNLIERYPEYTFTASQVQQFKWLSEDYPDVFARVKEAVKGGRFIPIGGSWVECDTNMPSGEAMLRQFLLGQRFFQHHFGFRTKTYWLPDTFGYSPQIPQFCRLVGIDRFLTQKLSWNSINSFPHSTFNWVALDGSQVVAHMPPDNTYTAQAHFGDVSRSLRQHKNLDVDQHGMLLFGHGDGGGGPTSEMLEKLRRCRGLSDTVDLLPRVQLGKTVDEFYDDILASTDNGNKLVTWVGELYFEFHRGTYTTQAAIKKGNRVSEVIMHDVEFLATLASLKNKDYKYPTKDIDELWENVCLNQFHDVLPGSGIEMIYEDARAIYQHIAEQGEKLAKEALDALNISTHYIPGHSLGALNTLPWGRSQVIEVPTEKIPREVQASSSFISQANGDKLLVQVQAEGSGVALPTTVSSSIPHATAKEIRKGVFVLENGKLRATIENGVLTSVWDQDAQREIIPKGATGNQFVIFEDQCLSFPAWETELYSLDSRKELSAGTVRISQKGPLRAAVEIENVISEQSRIKTTISLDAYQKPTKESEGAFPDISYLEFSCEVEWHETYKFLKVEFPVDVHSDVATYETSYGAHKRPTHFNTTWEVAKFEVPAHKWADLSDYSYGVSLINDCKYGYAIHGNVMRLSLLRAPKSPDAHADMGSHQFRYALLPHRGGVNPDVVRAAYNFNHPLEIVYLPNSNPADIDGYDSMVIDTVPEPKGDEVLRSFTLDGDKSLIMSAVKRFEDDEDVSRGLLPVRGASGRKSVIIRVYESLGGRARAYLNSKQSIARVFKTNALEDDEEALDILSGVDGDKVPIELRAFEIATFRIELA